A genomic stretch from Nodosilinea sp. E11 includes:
- a CDS encoding WYL domain-containing protein — MTRQKRSITLSIDEAEKAQLEQLALDFGQTWGDNPNVSKLMKAIARGQLRLAANHDWSRDRIDTLNRALNLLKDEGYLHEALCLAHLLLERSELNHPLRQEIQAWVEQPSAPWRVDIDRCIRQQRPFRLMYQDAANRLWNFTVRHAKIERHEDRQYLDCWCDETEGNQDVDALRHNWSLRLDRIPSEAVISPAEGHWQPELSHIEVEFFLLGGLAFGYRSKTKADLVNEWQPDVQQRRVVRRVSNTFWFLREVRRYGADCLISSPLPIREKFMQELRRWVEHYQP, encoded by the coding sequence TGGCCAAACCTGGGGCGACAACCCCAACGTGTCAAAATTGATGAAAGCGATCGCCCGTGGTCAACTGCGCCTAGCCGCCAACCACGACTGGAGCCGCGATCGCATTGACACCCTCAACCGCGCCCTCAACCTGCTCAAAGACGAAGGCTATCTCCATGAAGCCCTCTGCCTGGCCCACCTACTGCTAGAGCGCAGCGAGCTAAACCACCCCCTGCGCCAAGAAATTCAAGCCTGGGTAGAGCAGCCCAGCGCCCCCTGGCGCGTTGACATTGACCGCTGTATTCGCCAACAGCGACCCTTTCGCCTCATGTACCAAGACGCTGCCAACCGTCTGTGGAACTTCACCGTGCGCCATGCCAAGATCGAGCGCCATGAAGACCGCCAATACCTCGACTGCTGGTGCGATGAAACAGAAGGCAATCAGGATGTGGATGCCCTACGTCATAATTGGTCGCTACGCCTAGATCGCATTCCGTCCGAAGCTGTGATTTCTCCCGCTGAGGGGCACTGGCAACCTGAACTCAGTCATATTGAAGTTGAATTCTTCCTCTTGGGAGGTTTAGCCTTTGGCTATCGGTCTAAAACTAAGGCTGACCTAGTCAATGAATGGCAGCCCGATGTACAGCAGCGGCGGGTGGTGCGCCGAGTTAGCAATACGTTTTGGTTTCTCCGCGAGGTGCGTCGATATGGGGCCGATTGTCTGATTTCTAGTCCACTTCCCATCCGTGAAAAATTTATGCAGGAACTAAGACGGTGGGTTGAGCACTATCAACCTTGA